In one Thermococcus sp. 2319x1 genomic region, the following are encoded:
- a CDS encoding IGHMBP2 family helicase, giving the protein MHVKSYIAKLIELVELEREAEIEAMREEIKKLRGYEREKLGRAVLNLNGKITGEEFGFKLVKYGRREPFKTEISVGDLVLISRGNPLMSDLVGTVVEKGSRFIVVALESVPSWALRNVRIDLYANDVTFRRQIENLKSLSENGVKALKLILKQEKPLKSILQEFEPFDKNLNPTQREAISLALGSEDFFLIHGPFGTGKTRTLAELILQEVKRGNKVLATAESNVAVDNLVERLWGKVKLVRLGHPSRVSKHLKESTLAFQVESHEGYRRVRELRNKAERLAMMRDQHKRPAPGLRRGLTNKQILKLAEKGRGARGVPAKDVKEMARWIVLNEEVQKLYKFAGKIEEEIIREIIDKADVILSTNSSAALEFVRDVEFDVAIIDEASQATIPSVLIPIAKAKRFVLAGDHKQLPPTILSEEAKELSETLFERLIQLYPEKAKMLEIQYRMNEKLMEFPSREFYDGKIKADESVKNITLANLKVREPFFGEPWDSILKREEPLVFVDTAERRDKWERQRKGSTSRENPLEALLVKEIVERLLRMGVKEEWIGIITPYDDQVDLIRSLIGEEIEVHSVDGYQGREKEVVVLSFVRSNKNAELGFLTDLRRLNVALTRTKRKLIAVGDSGTLSAHPTYKRFLEFVKRHGRYIRLGNAETH; this is encoded by the coding sequence ATGCACGTCAAAAGCTACATTGCAAAACTAATCGAGCTTGTCGAGCTTGAGCGAGAGGCTGAGATAGAAGCAATGCGCGAAGAGATAAAGAAGTTAAGGGGTTACGAGAGGGAAAAGCTTGGTAGAGCTGTTTTGAACCTCAACGGAAAAATAACCGGTGAGGAATTCGGCTTTAAGCTCGTCAAGTATGGAAGGAGGGAACCATTTAAAACAGAGATAAGCGTCGGGGATCTTGTTTTAATCAGCCGGGGAAATCCTCTAATGAGTGACCTTGTTGGAACCGTTGTTGAAAAGGGGAGCAGGTTTATTGTTGTCGCCTTGGAATCCGTCCCTTCATGGGCTTTGAGAAACGTTAGAATAGACCTCTATGCAAACGATGTAACCTTCAGAAGGCAGATAGAGAACCTAAAAAGTCTCAGCGAAAATGGCGTTAAAGCTTTGAAGCTCATCCTAAAACAAGAAAAACCCTTGAAGAGCATCCTCCAAGAATTTGAACCTTTCGATAAAAACCTCAACCCCACACAGAGAGAAGCTATAAGTCTTGCCCTTGGTAGCGAGGACTTCTTTTTAATCCACGGCCCCTTTGGCACCGGAAAGACGAGAACCCTTGCCGAGCTCATCCTCCAAGAGGTCAAGAGAGGAAACAAAGTTCTCGCAACAGCTGAGAGCAACGTAGCAGTTGACAACCTCGTTGAAAGGCTCTGGGGAAAGGTTAAGCTCGTTCGCCTTGGGCATCCCTCACGGGTCTCAAAGCACCTGAAGGAATCAACCCTCGCATTTCAGGTTGAAAGTCACGAGGGATACAGAAGGGTCAGAGAGCTTAGAAATAAAGCCGAGAGACTGGCCATGATGAGGGATCAACACAAAAGACCAGCGCCAGGCCTTAGAAGAGGGCTAACCAACAAGCAAATCCTAAAGCTGGCCGAGAAGGGCAGAGGGGCAAGGGGAGTCCCCGCAAAGGACGTTAAGGAGATGGCCCGGTGGATAGTGCTAAACGAGGAGGTGCAGAAGCTCTACAAGTTTGCCGGAAAGATAGAGGAAGAGATAATCAGAGAAATAATCGACAAAGCGGATGTAATCTTGAGCACAAACTCCTCTGCAGCCCTTGAGTTTGTAAGGGATGTGGAGTTCGACGTTGCGATAATAGATGAAGCATCCCAAGCGACGATTCCAAGTGTTTTAATTCCAATCGCAAAGGCAAAACGCTTTGTTCTCGCTGGAGATCACAAGCAGCTACCCCCAACAATTCTAAGTGAAGAGGCAAAGGAGCTCAGCGAGACGCTTTTTGAAAGGCTTATCCAGCTTTACCCAGAGAAAGCGAAGATGCTCGAAATACAGTACAGGATGAACGAGAAGCTCATGGAGTTTCCGAGCAGAGAGTTCTACGATGGCAAAATAAAAGCGGATGAAAGCGTAAAGAACATAACTTTAGCCAACCTGAAAGTGAGGGAACCGTTTTTCGGAGAGCCCTGGGACTCAATCCTAAAAAGAGAAGAGCCGCTCGTTTTTGTCGATACAGCGGAGAGAAGAGACAAGTGGGAGAGGCAGAGGAAAGGCTCCACCTCAAGAGAAAACCCCCTCGAGGCCCTTCTGGTTAAAGAAATTGTTGAGAGGCTCTTAAGAATGGGGGTTAAGGAGGAGTGGATAGGGATCATCACACCCTACGACGACCAGGTGGATTTGATACGCTCCCTAATCGGTGAAGAAATTGAGGTTCACAGTGTGGATGGCTACCAAGGAAGGGAGAAAGAGGTGGTAGTACTGTCTTTTGTCAGGTCAAACAAGAACGCTGAGCTGGGGTTTTTAACTGATCTGAGAAGGCTCAACGTTGCTCTAACAAGGACAAAGAGAAAGCTGATTGCAGTTGGCGACAGCGGAACCCTAAGTGCCCATCCAACGTATAAACGCTTTTTGGAGTTCGTGAAAAGGCATGGGAGGTACATAAGGCTTGGAAATGCAGAGACACATTAA